GGAATCCGACCTGGCTGGGCGTGATGAGGATGTTCGATCCCAGGTACTCCACCATGACCGGCGAGGTATAGACTTGCAGGACGCGCTGGGAGGCCGTGGCCGGGTCCACGCCGCCGACCGGGACGCCGGCGATGGTCATCCCGGCGGGGTAACTGTTCCGCTGGCGGCTGTAGCCGACGAGGGCAACAATGGTCAGGATGACGGCGGCGCTGAGGAACAGGGCGGAAATACCGCGCAAAATCAGGGGGAAATTTCGGCTTTTCATTCTCACCAAAGCATGACGAATGTCACGAAAAAGTATAACATATTCACTGGGGGGAGTTGTGCTAGAATGGAAGGCGGCAGGCGGCAGGAAAATCCAACGATAAGGAATGAGACATGCTTCGCTCCTTTCTGATCTATCTTTCCAAGGCGCAGTGGGCGCAGAACATTGTGACGGGCTGGTCGTTCGCGTGGAAGGCGGCCTCCCGCTTTGTTGCGGGGGAAAAGACGGCGGATGCCGTCCGCGTCGTCCGCGACCTGAACGCCAAAGGAGTCAACGCCACGCTCGACCATCTCGGAGAGCATACATCCACGGCCGACGAGGCTGCCCAGGCTACGCAGGATATCCTGGCGATCCTGGACGAAATCGAAACGGCGGGCGTGCGCGCCAACGTCTCCATCAAACTGACGCAGATCGGCATGGGGCTGGACGAATCGGTCTGCCGCGAGAACCTTCAGCGCATCCTCCAGCGCGCCAGGGAACACGGCAACTTCATCCGCATTGATATTGAAGACACGCCCTACACCGACACGACGCTCGCCATCTACCAGTCCATGCTGGAGCGCGGCTTCACGAACCGTCACTTCGGTATGGCGGTGCAGTCCTATCTCTTCCGCGCCGAAGCGGATACGAAAGCCCTGCTCGCGAACAAGACCACCATCCGGCTGGTCAAGGGCGCGTACAAGGAACCGCCCGAAAAAGCCTTCCCGAAGAAGGCGGACGTGGACGCCAACTACGACCTGTTGACGCGGCTGCTGATTGACGCCTCCCTCGCGGACCGTTCGAAGTTGAGCGAAGACGGACGCGTCCCGCCCATCCCCGTGATCGCCACGCACGACGAAAAGCGCATCGAGTTTACCGTCTCGTACGCGAACAAAGTCGGCCTCCCCAAAGACGGGCTGGAATTCCAAATGCTCTACGGCATCCGCCGCGATTTGCAGGAGAAACTGGCAAAGGACGGATATCCCGTGCGCGTGTACGTCCCCTTTGGCACGCATTGGTATCCGTACTTCATGCGGCGGCTGGCGGAGCGACCGGCGAACATCTGGTTCTTCATCTCGAATTTCTTCAAAGGATAAGCGCGTCCGTCCCGCGGACGGACAATCTCTGCAACCCGTTCTCCCGTCGGGAAACGGGTTTCGGCGTTTCTGTGGTTTAATTACCCCATGACCCGTTCCTTCGCCCTCGTCACCGGCGGCGCGCATCGGCTCGGCAGGGACTTTGCCCTGTTGCTCGCGCGCATGGACTATGACATCCTCCTGCATTTTCACTCCGCCGAAGACGACGCCCGACGCGTGAAAGCCGAGATCGAAGCGTTGGGCAGGCAGGCGCATCTTTTGAAAGCCGATCTTTCCAACCCCGAAGAAGTTCACTCCATCTTCGAGCAAATAACATTCATCCTTCGGCCTTCAGCCTTCATCCTTCGAGTTCTGGTGAACTCTGCCGCCGTCATGTCGGCGGGACATCCGCGCGACCTGACCCTCGAAGACTGGGATTCCGCCCTGAACCTGAACCTGCGCGCGCCGTTCCTGATGGCGCAAGCGGCCGCGCGGCTGATGACCTCCGGCGGACTGATCGTCAACGTGAGCGACATCGGCGCGCAGAAGGCGTGGAGCCGCTACCCGGCGTACACGGTCAGCAAGTCCGCGCTCGAGTCGTTGACCAAAGTGTTGGCGCGGGCGTTCGCGCCGTCCATCCGCGTCAACGCCATCGCGCCGGGACTCGTCTACCCGTCGGACGCGGTTACGCCCGAGGTGTGGGAGCGGCTGACGGCGCGGCTGCCGCTCCAACGTCCCGCGCGCGGCGAGGAGCTCGCGTCCGCTCTCGAATTCCTCATCAGGAACGAGTACGTCACTGGACAGACGATCGTTGTGGATGGGGGTTACTCCCTTGTTTGAAATCGCCAATTACCATTTACCAGTTATCAGGAGAAACCATGTCCGAGCCGACCGAACTTGCCGATAAACTTCAATCCGAGGGCGAACGCTTTGTCGAGATTTTCTCCGCGCTGACGGACGCCGACTGGCGGACGGACGTTTACACCGAGGGGACGGTCTGGACCGTCCGCAATGTGCTTTCGCACTTCGTCACATCCGAGCGCGGACTGGTTCAACTCTTCGAGCAGATCCGGCTGGGCAGCGCGGGCGCGGCGGACGATTTTTCGATTGACCGCTACAACGCCTCCCAGCAGGAGAAGACCAAAGACGCGTCCCCGTCCGAATTGCTGGAGCAATACAAATCCGTGCGCGCGGACACGGTGACGTGGGTTTCGGGGTTGCAGGAATCTGACCTCGAAAAGACCGGCCGCCATCCGTTTCTGGGACAGACCACCCTCCGCGAGATGGTGAAGATGCTGTACCTGCACAACCAGATCCACTACCGCGATATCAAGAAAGCGTTGAAAAAATAACCAACGCGCGCCCACTGCCCACTGCTTACTGATCACTGATCACTGCTAACTGCTCACTGCTTACTGCCACCAATGACCCTCCTCCGCCCTCTCCACCTCTTCTTCCTCGCTCTCGCCTATTCCCTCGGCGCGGCCATTGCCGACTACCTCGGGCTGGCCTTCTCGCTTTCGGCCTTCGCTCTCGGCCTGGCAGGGATTTGTCTCGCGCACGCCAGCATGAACCTGCTTGCCGAGGTCTTTCGTCCCGCCAACGAACCGCTCGTCCCCGGACAGCCTCACGCCGAGCGCGTCTACCTGCGCGACCGACTCCTCGTCGTCTCCATCGGCCTGCTTGCCGCGGCCGCGGCGCTGGCCTATCGGCTCTACCACATCCAGCGTCTTCCGCTCCCCGCATTCGCGGCCCTCGCGCTTTCGCTTCTCATCCTTTTCGCGTATTCCGTCCCGCCGCTCGGTCTCGCCCGCCGCGGCTTCGGCGAACTGCTCCTCGCCGCGCACATCGGCTACGTGGCTCCGCTGCTCGGATTCGTCCTCCAGGCCGGGGACTTCCATCGCCTCGTCCCCATCCTCGCGCTCCCCGTCACCGCGCTCGCCCTGGCCTACTTCCTCGTGCTGGACTTCCCCTCCTTCGCCGAGGATCTCAAGTACGAACGTCTCACGCTCCTCACCCGTCTCGGCTGGCAGCGCGCCATCCCGCTTCATCACGGACTCGTCCTCGCCGCCTTCCTCCTCCTCGCCGCCGCGCCGCTCTTCGGGATTTCCCTTCGCCTTATCTGGCCTGCTTTTCTCACCCTGCCTTTTGCTATCTTTCAAATCTACCTCCTCCGCAGCCTCGCGCTGGGCGCGCGTCCGCTTTGGAAGCCGCTCGCCGTCGCAGCCGCCGCCCTCCTCGCCCTGACCATCTACCTCCTCGCCTTCTCTCTCTACCTCCGCTGACCGACCACTCGACTACCCGACTACCCAACTACGAGACCGCCCATGCCTCAATTCCTGACCCTCCTCCCGCCCGACGAAGCCCGCGCCATCCTCCTCTCGCATCTCGCGGGACCTCTGCCTGATTCTGTTTCGATGGACTCGTCCCTCGCTTTGGGCCGCGTCCTCGCCGAAGACATTCTCGCCCCGCATCCGCTCCCCGAGTTCCCGCGCTCCACCGTGGATGGTTACGCCGTCCGCGCCAGCGACACCTTCGGCGCGAGCGAATCCCTGCCCGCGTACCTGACCCTGATCGGCGAAATCCCCATGGGCGCGCCCGCGGACCTCGTCCTCGCGCCCGGTCAATGCGCGTTGATCCACACCGGCGGGATGTTGCCCTCCAGCGCCGACGCGGTGGTGATGCTGGAGTACACGCAGACC
This DNA window, taken from Candidatus Denitrolinea symbiosum, encodes the following:
- a CDS encoding proline dehydrogenase codes for the protein MLRSFLIYLSKAQWAQNIVTGWSFAWKAASRFVAGEKTADAVRVVRDLNAKGVNATLDHLGEHTSTADEAAQATQDILAILDEIETAGVRANVSIKLTQIGMGLDESVCRENLQRILQRAREHGNFIRIDIEDTPYTDTTLAIYQSMLERGFTNRHFGMAVQSYLFRAEADTKALLANKTTIRLVKGAYKEPPEKAFPKKADVDANYDLLTRLLIDASLADRSKLSEDGRVPPIPVIATHDEKRIEFTVSYANKVGLPKDGLEFQMLYGIRRDLQEKLAKDGYPVRVYVPFGTHWYPYFMRRLAERPANIWFFISNFFKG
- a CDS encoding short-chain dehydrogenase yields the protein MTRSFALVTGGAHRLGRDFALLLARMDYDILLHFHSAEDDARRVKAEIEALGRQAHLLKADLSNPEEVHSIFEQITFILRPSAFILRVLVNSAAVMSAGHPRDLTLEDWDSALNLNLRAPFLMAQAAARLMTSGGLIVNVSDIGAQKAWSRYPAYTVSKSALESLTKVLARAFAPSIRVNAIAPGLVYPSDAVTPEVWERLTARLPLQRPARGEELASALEFLIRNEYVTGQTIVVDGGYSLV